Proteins encoded together in one Pseudomonas arsenicoxydans window:
- a CDS encoding DUF6124 family protein → MFKVTPNPPDADPASPYEPDTKKFHEAAERALDFHFPSTADIKATPRTRSTLFSVDPEATAETLAVYLVETLASVDVMVHQLVDHLEGESRYALLGISNSIMVAEITANRVLDKIDLPK, encoded by the coding sequence ATGTTCAAAGTCACACCCAATCCACCCGACGCCGATCCAGCCTCGCCATACGAACCCGATACAAAGAAATTCCACGAAGCCGCCGAGCGAGCGCTCGACTTCCACTTCCCGTCGACTGCCGACATCAAAGCCACACCGCGAACCCGCAGCACCCTGTTTTCTGTTGACCCTGAAGCCACGGCCGAAACCCTGGCGGTTTATCTGGTCGAGACACTGGCTTCGGTCGATGTGATGGTCCACCAGTTGGTAGATCATCTGGAGGGCGAGTCGCGTTACGCCTTGCTGGGTATTTCCAACAGCATCATGGTGGCGGAGATCACGGCAAACCGTGTGTTGGATAAAATTGATCTGCCCAAGTAA